The Vibrio gangliei genome includes a region encoding these proteins:
- a CDS encoding integron integrase → MASKFIEEIRRHMRMRGYSLKTEKAYIYWIKYFIRFNKLKHPQDMGTTEVTAYLSYLANEQHVAINTQKVALNAIAFLYNQFLQRPLGDLGFTYAKKQRKVPSVLTPNEVQLILSHLSGVNHIIFSLLYGSGLRVNECLRIRVQDLDLQNLSLTVRDGKGKKDRVTLLSPTLIGSLQLQIQKASKIQEEDIKQGIGPSLPHALGKKYPNAFKQIAWMFIFPSLSICRHPLTNQLCRHHLHDSAPRKALKRAVQQAKIFNKRITCHTFRHSFATELLRSGQDIRTVQELLGHSDVATTQIYTHVIGEHFAGTVSPLNKIFIENNKENQ, encoded by the coding sequence ATGGCAAGCAAATTCATTGAAGAAATCCGTAGACACATGCGAATGCGAGGCTATAGCCTCAAAACAGAAAAGGCCTATATATACTGGATAAAATACTTCATTCGCTTTAATAAGCTAAAGCATCCTCAAGATATGGGAACGACTGAGGTAACAGCCTATCTGTCTTATCTTGCTAATGAACAACACGTCGCTATCAACACTCAAAAAGTCGCGCTTAATGCGATTGCGTTCCTTTACAACCAGTTTTTACAAAGACCGCTTGGTGATCTAGGTTTTACTTATGCTAAAAAGCAGCGCAAGGTTCCGAGCGTACTTACGCCAAATGAAGTCCAACTGATACTGTCACACCTTTCTGGTGTTAATCACATCATTTTTTCTCTGTTGTATGGTTCTGGACTTAGAGTTAATGAGTGTTTGAGAATTAGAGTTCAAGATCTTGATTTACAAAACCTATCTTTAACCGTGCGAGATGGGAAAGGGAAAAAAGATCGCGTAACTTTACTTAGCCCAACGTTAATTGGTTCTCTTCAATTGCAAATTCAGAAAGCGTCAAAAATACAAGAAGAAGATATCAAACAAGGCATCGGTCCCTCGCTTCCACACGCCCTTGGTAAAAAGTACCCGAACGCTTTTAAACAAATTGCTTGGATGTTTATCTTTCCTTCTTTAAGCATCTGTCGGCACCCACTGACTAATCAGCTTTGTCGGCATCATTTACACGATTCTGCACCAAGAAAGGCTCTCAAACGAGCGGTGCAACAGGCTAAAATCTTTAATAAACGAATAACATGCCATACCTTCCGTCATAGCTTCGCTACCGAACTGCTGCGCTCGGGGCAAGATATTCGTACAGTCCAAGAGCTATTAGGACATTCAGATGTAGCGACGACACAAATCTATACCCATGTTATTGGCGAACATTTTGCGGGTACTGTAAGCCCACTAAATAAAATCTTTATTGAAAACAATAAGGAAAATCAATGA
- a CDS encoding conjugative transfer ATPase, producing MIASIAEALGIKKREVTQSDVEKLYERSLPSFVDLLPYSGYDEDSGTFILEDGFSRAKVFTVEPLPTEGRSIATLVKYREKMKEFIETFEEQFIDNGQWVIQQFSYDDPRIDKLADQIADYCKPHAAGTEFTNQYIAEMRRHLKGISSNTDGIFFDDEVTNAPWVGRYRRMKLVVYRRCSNGDLRNKRFCPAQEINQLVDRAKKILENGGYKLKEDDSKEFFSWLVRIFNPNPDMQDKEGFYRLYENIIEREASGELPIKGALCEALVANPPRSDVEENCWYFDGVPSRFIRIAGSRRPPRIGQLTGEVSEGEGENLKSECSLDKLPPNSILASTTVICPQTEFEALLQKQSSKAYGDGMAADRKLEDLENASNAMGRNDKIVRNFTGVYVRGKNEDDLRVATNQAITILHSCGLKPLLEREDAYGLRAYLLALPMFFNPKHDKKFTYHKPTWAQHVANLSYAYGRDEGTGNPNFAWFNRGGSPLTVDPLNKKDRASNSFGVVLGAPGSGKSATSCALASQIMAVHRPKMFIVEKGNSFGLTGDYMKRHGLNVKRLVFTPKSDTTLSLFAEASSLLSNEDNDIIDMVNNVGGMETIFDSKKDLEEFESAPDEEIERDIIGELEMIALLMITGGEKIEYEMYRRADRQMLRKAIILAAKIAHEEKCPCLPRHILAALERVARGEDFGADIDEEKRKKAREMAGALGLWCEEGSFASRVFNNDEGKPLPDADVVIIDVGAFADEGKEAELAVLMTGIFQYVTMIAERDQYTGNGISLFIDEAHLLTVNPLLAPYIIKMVKMYRKLGVSPWFITQNITDFPDESEKLLTMIEWYIVMLASPDEVEKISKYKSLTEDQKSMIASSKKGDNKFTEGVVLSKKVQSLFRAVPPSIFLTLSMTEKEEKEQRYKVMSELKSEGKPYTELDAAIEMARRLDKLRNIGNA from the coding sequence ATGATTGCATCAATAGCTGAAGCATTAGGCATAAAGAAACGAGAAGTCACTCAAAGTGATGTAGAAAAACTCTATGAACGCAGCCTACCAAGTTTTGTTGATTTACTGCCTTACTCTGGTTATGACGAAGACAGTGGTACTTTTATCCTAGAAGACGGCTTTAGTCGCGCTAAAGTGTTTACTGTTGAGCCACTACCGACTGAGGGGCGCAGCATTGCGACTCTTGTTAAATACCGTGAAAAAATGAAAGAGTTCATCGAAACCTTTGAAGAACAGTTCATTGATAATGGTCAGTGGGTAATTCAGCAATTTAGCTATGACGATCCTCGAATTGACAAATTAGCCGACCAAATTGCTGATTATTGTAAGCCTCATGCTGCTGGAACTGAGTTTACGAATCAATACATTGCGGAGATGCGTAGACACCTGAAAGGTATTAGCTCTAATACCGATGGTATTTTCTTTGATGATGAAGTAACGAACGCCCCTTGGGTTGGACGTTACCGAAGAATGAAGCTGGTGGTTTACAGACGTTGTAGTAATGGTGATCTGCGAAACAAACGATTCTGTCCTGCTCAAGAAATTAATCAGCTAGTAGACCGAGCCAAAAAGATTCTGGAGAACGGTGGTTACAAGCTCAAAGAAGATGACTCAAAAGAGTTCTTTTCATGGCTAGTGCGAATCTTTAATCCGAATCCAGACATGCAAGACAAAGAGGGCTTTTACCGCTTATATGAAAATATCATAGAGCGTGAAGCTTCAGGGGAGCTTCCGATTAAAGGAGCTCTTTGTGAAGCTTTAGTCGCTAATCCACCGCGTTCTGACGTAGAAGAAAATTGTTGGTATTTTGACGGTGTGCCAAGTCGTTTTATTCGGATAGCAGGAAGTCGCAGACCGCCTCGCATTGGCCAGCTAACCGGTGAGGTGAGTGAGGGAGAGGGTGAAAACCTAAAGTCTGAGTGTTCACTTGATAAATTACCGCCAAATTCCATATTGGCCTCAACAACGGTGATCTGCCCTCAGACCGAGTTTGAAGCGTTATTACAAAAGCAATCTAGTAAAGCTTATGGTGACGGCATGGCCGCAGATAGGAAACTAGAAGACTTAGAAAATGCTTCTAATGCTATGGGGCGTAATGACAAAATTGTTCGTAATTTTACCGGTGTTTATGTACGCGGGAAAAATGAAGATGACTTGCGTGTGGCGACAAACCAAGCGATAACGATTCTTCATAGTTGTGGCTTAAAACCACTACTTGAGCGAGAAGATGCCTATGGACTCAGAGCATACTTGCTTGCGCTACCAATGTTTTTTAATCCCAAGCATGACAAAAAATTCACCTATCACAAACCAACATGGGCACAGCATGTAGCGAACTTGAGTTACGCCTATGGACGCGATGAAGGAACTGGAAACCCAAACTTTGCTTGGTTTAATCGTGGTGGCTCACCCTTAACCGTAGATCCGTTAAATAAGAAAGATAGAGCATCAAATAGCTTTGGAGTTGTCTTAGGAGCCCCTGGCTCTGGTAAGTCAGCAACCTCTTGTGCGCTTGCTTCACAAATTATGGCTGTGCATAGACCAAAGATGTTTATTGTAGAAAAAGGTAACTCATTCGGGCTTACCGGTGATTACATGAAGCGTCATGGCCTAAACGTGAAGCGTTTGGTATTCACACCTAAGTCAGATACTACGCTGTCATTGTTTGCTGAAGCATCAAGCCTATTATCCAATGAAGATAATGACATTATCGATATGGTTAATAATGTGGGCGGCATGGAAACGATTTTCGACTCCAAGAAAGATTTAGAGGAGTTTGAAAGCGCACCTGATGAGGAGATTGAGCGTGACATAATTGGCGAGCTAGAAATGATTGCCTTACTTATGATCACCGGTGGCGAAAAAATTGAATACGAAATGTATAGACGTGCCGATCGTCAAATGCTGCGAAAAGCTATTATTTTGGCGGCTAAGATTGCTCATGAAGAAAAGTGTCCATGTTTACCTAGACACATCTTAGCAGCGCTTGAGCGAGTCGCTAGAGGCGAAGACTTTGGAGCTGATATAGATGAGGAAAAGCGCAAGAAAGCTCGTGAAATGGCTGGCGCACTGGGTCTATGGTGTGAAGAAGGTAGCTTTGCCAGTCGTGTTTTTAACAATGATGAGGGTAAACCGCTACCTGATGCCGATGTGGTCATAATTGATGTTGGAGCTTTTGCCGATGAAGGTAAAGAGGCAGAGCTTGCCGTTTTAATGACGGGTATTTTTCAATACGTAACTATGATTGCTGAACGCGATCAATATACGGGCAATGGAATTTCACTATTTATAGATGAGGCTCACTTACTGACCGTAAACCCATTGTTAGCGCCATACATTATTAAAATGGTGAAGATGTACCGTAAGTTAGGTGTTAGCCCTTGGTTTATTACACAGAACATTACCGATTTTCCTGATGAGTCTGAAAAGCTACTCACAATGATCGAATGGTATATCGTCATGCTTGCTTCACCTGATGAGGTGGAAAAAATATCGAAGTACAAATCCTTAACTGAAGATCAGAAAAGCATGATCGCCTCAAGCAAAAAAGGGGACAACAAGTTCACTGAGGGTGTTGTGCTAAGCAAAAAGGTTCAATCATTATTTCGGGCGGTTCCGCCATCAATATTCCTCACACTCAGTATGACTGAAAAAGAAGAAAAGGAGCAGCGATACAAGGTCATGTCCGAACTGAAATCCGAAGGTAAACCTTACACCGAATTAGATGCTGCAATAGAAATGGCAAGACGTTTGGATAAATTACGGAATATTGGCAATGCTTAA
- a CDS encoding IS256 family transposase translates to MNNDFDLEQAIKALQSGQDLTGKDGFLTPLIKQITEAALKAELAQHIDNDDQPNRKNGTSKKTVKSSVGAFELDTPRDRSGSFEPQLIKKNQTKLTDEIDRKILSMFSLGMSYRDIRGHVEDMYGIDVSEATITAVTDRLIPELKEWQQRPLDAIYPFIWLDAIHYKIREDGRYVSKAIYTILGLNIDGKKELLGLYLSESEGANYWLSVLTDLHNRGVEDILISCVDGLVGFPEAIATIYPNTEVQLCIVHQIRNSIKYVASKHQKEFMADLKPVYRAVTKEAAEIELDRLEAKWGQQYPIVLRSWRNKWVNLSVYFKYPEYVRKAIYTTNAIEAVHRQFRKLTKTKGGFPNENSLLKLLYAGILNASKKWTMPIQNWNMTLSQLAIHFEGRLDDVLDI, encoded by the coding sequence ATGAATAATGATTTCGATCTAGAGCAAGCCATTAAAGCTCTTCAATCTGGACAAGATTTAACAGGCAAAGATGGCTTTTTAACTCCTCTTATCAAGCAAATTACGGAAGCTGCTTTAAAAGCTGAGCTTGCACAACACATCGATAATGATGACCAGCCAAATCGTAAAAATGGAACCTCTAAGAAGACTGTTAAGTCTTCTGTCGGAGCATTTGAACTTGATACTCCTCGCGACCGTTCAGGCTCTTTTGAACCTCAACTTATCAAGAAAAATCAAACCAAGCTGACTGATGAAATTGATCGTAAAATCCTTTCTATGTTCTCGTTAGGAATGAGCTATCGTGATATTCGAGGACATGTTGAAGATATGTATGGTATCGACGTCTCTGAGGCCACAATTACTGCTGTCACAGACCGCTTAATACCAGAGCTTAAAGAATGGCAACAGCGTCCTTTAGACGCTATATACCCGTTCATTTGGCTTGATGCCATCCACTATAAAATTAGAGAGGATGGTCGCTATGTCAGTAAAGCGATATACACAATTTTAGGCTTGAATATCGACGGTAAAAAAGAACTGCTCGGGCTATACTTATCAGAGTCTGAAGGCGCAAATTATTGGCTATCAGTTTTAACTGATTTACATAATCGAGGGGTTGAGGATATCTTAATCAGTTGCGTAGATGGCTTGGTTGGTTTCCCTGAAGCCATTGCCACTATTTATCCAAACACTGAAGTTCAGTTGTGCATCGTCCATCAAATTCGTAACTCAATAAAATATGTCGCATCTAAGCACCAAAAAGAGTTTATGGCAGATCTGAAACCAGTTTATCGAGCGGTAACTAAGGAAGCAGCTGAAATAGAGTTAGACCGATTAGAAGCTAAGTGGGGCCAACAATATCCAATAGTATTACGCTCATGGCGTAATAAATGGGTAAACCTGTCGGTTTACTTTAAATATCCAGAGTATGTTCGGAAAGCTATATATACCACCAATGCTATTGAGGCGGTACATCGTCAGTTTCGAAAGCTGACCAAAACTAAAGGTGGTTTTCCAAATGAAAACAGCTTGCTTAAGCTGTTGTATGCTGGGATATTGAATGCATCTAAGAAATGGACAATGCCAATCCAGAACTGGAATATGACATTGTCTCAACTGGCGATTCATTTTGAAGGTCGTTTGGATGACGTCTTAGATATTTAG
- the arr gene encoding NAD(+)--rifampin ADP-ribosyltransferase has product MTENAQKNAKPFSQTFFHGTKADLKLGDLIETGFNSNFGQNNKAKYIFLTATLDAAIWGAELALGNGRERIYLVEPTGPIENDPDLTDRKFPGNPTMSYRSTHSFKVVGEVSSWQGHSLEQVKAMKDGLNKLHEQGINSLNEI; this is encoded by the coding sequence ATGACTGAGAATGCCCAAAAAAATGCAAAACCTTTTTCTCAAACGTTTTTTCATGGAACCAAAGCAGATCTTAAATTGGGAGATCTTATAGAAACAGGGTTTAATTCAAATTTTGGACAAAATAATAAGGCTAAGTATATATTCTTGACAGCTACACTAGATGCTGCCATTTGGGGAGCAGAGCTTGCCCTAGGTAATGGTCGCGAAAGAATTTATTTGGTTGAGCCAACAGGTCCAATTGAAAATGATCCTGACCTAACGGATAGAAAGTTCCCAGGGAATCCAACCATGTCATATCGTTCAACCCATTCATTTAAAGTTGTAGGTGAAGTATCAAGCTGGCAGGGTCATTCATTAGAGCAAGTTAAAGCAATGAAAGATGGTTTAAATAAACTACATGAACAGGGCATTAACTCTTTAAATGAAATCTAA
- a CDS encoding TIGR03752 family integrating conjugative element protein, producing the protein MNSTLKIVIFVLVVVLGFILFSSSDEPKPVKVSIGAPESTTSTNDTRTDNEQLNTLVALMDGQKNEMKSMQNELAKLKQEKSSKAQKVDDEAVADKVISKLKESGELNIAGKVEKELLTVKNQMKNLMGKELDDDGLDRNDFGISNSKPISLGGGSLSDEPQLDKPISSNKPVKTSSYQPQKDFNGWYVGDDVSVNTKSGEVSIALTKDEVMKRNFGIHTPAKKAEQLDENGQPEKDPVIPFATIPQEATLTDAVTMSALLGRIPVGGKLVDPYEFKVLVGSENLAANGLYIPNIDRIVMRGVAKGDYTGQCASGDIVAATFVFKDGRIKTINAGDMGDDNNDYESSGTVTKTRLGWISTRGGVPCLSGEYISDAPKFIALQGGLSALGAVAEGYATAATSNTGTGEDRESYVNDAGQYAAGKGFSEMTSTTTDWINDIKESAFGLVYLPTNQNVDIHITKELRIDYHEKGRKISYSFNNGNGYVKSSID; encoded by the coding sequence ATGAATAGCACTCTTAAAATCGTCATTTTTGTCTTAGTTGTTGTGTTGGGTTTCATTTTATTTTCTTCTTCCGATGAACCTAAGCCAGTAAAGGTATCTATTGGGGCACCGGAAAGCACTACATCAACGAACGATACTCGCACAGACAACGAGCAACTAAACACCCTTGTTGCACTAATGGACGGCCAGAAAAACGAGATGAAATCGATGCAAAATGAGCTGGCCAAATTAAAGCAAGAAAAAAGCTCAAAGGCTCAGAAAGTCGATGATGAAGCCGTTGCAGATAAAGTGATCAGTAAATTAAAAGAAAGTGGCGAACTAAACATTGCAGGGAAAGTAGAAAAAGAGCTTTTAACCGTCAAAAACCAAATGAAAAATTTGATGGGTAAAGAACTCGATGACGATGGCTTAGATAGAAATGACTTTGGCATTAGCAATTCGAAACCAATTAGCTTAGGTGGTGGATCTCTGAGTGATGAACCTCAACTTGATAAGCCTATTAGTTCAAACAAACCTGTTAAAACCAGCTCATACCAACCACAAAAAGACTTCAATGGTTGGTACGTTGGTGATGACGTGTCGGTTAACACCAAAAGTGGAGAAGTGTCGATTGCACTAACCAAAGATGAAGTAATGAAACGAAACTTTGGTATCCATACACCGGCTAAAAAAGCCGAACAATTAGATGAAAACGGGCAGCCTGAAAAAGATCCCGTAATCCCATTTGCCACTATTCCGCAAGAGGCCACATTAACGGATGCCGTTACTATGTCAGCACTGTTAGGGCGCATACCAGTAGGCGGAAAGCTCGTTGACCCCTATGAATTTAAAGTATTAGTTGGCTCTGAAAACCTAGCGGCTAATGGCTTATATATTCCAAACATAGATCGAATTGTTATGCGCGGTGTAGCAAAAGGGGATTACACCGGTCAATGTGCCTCGGGTGATATTGTTGCCGCTACGTTCGTCTTTAAAGATGGTCGAATTAAGACAATCAATGCCGGAGATATGGGCGATGATAATAATGACTATGAATCTTCAGGTACGGTAACTAAAACTCGCCTAGGCTGGATTTCAACAAGAGGCGGTGTTCCTTGCCTTAGTGGTGAATATATCAGTGACGCACCCAAATTTATCGCTCTACAAGGTGGTTTAAGTGCGCTTGGTGCTGTTGCTGAGGGTTACGCAACGGCAGCTACATCTAACACAGGGACAGGAGAGGATCGCGAGTCTTATGTTAATGATGCGGGGCAATATGCAGCAGGCAAAGGCTTTTCTGAAATGACCTCAACTACAACCGATTGGATTAATGACATTAAAGAATCGGCATTTGGACTCGTATATTTGCCAACAAATCAGAATGTAGATATTCATATCACTAAAGAGTTGCGCATCGATTATCACGAGAAAGGGCGCAAGATTTCGTACTCATTCAATAATGGAAATGGTTATGTCAAAAGCAGTATTGATTAG
- a CDS encoding ANT(3'')-Ia family aminoglycoside nucleotidyltransferase AadA13 produces the protein MRDSVTAEISTQLSKVLSVIEHHLEPTLLAVHLYGSAVDGGLKPYSDIDLLVTVTARLDDTTRRALFNDLLEVSAFPGESEILRAIEVTIVVHEDIMPWRYPAKRELQFGEWQRNDILAGIFEPATIDIDLAILLTKAREHSVALVGPAAEELFDPVPEQDLIKALNETLKLWNSQPDWAGDERNVVLTLSRIWYSAATGKIAPKDVAANWAMEHLPAQHQSVLLEARQAYLGQEEDRSVLRADKLEEFIHFMKSEITKVLGNDV, from the coding sequence ATGAGGGACTCAGTGACCGCCGAAATTTCGACGCAACTATCCAAGGTGCTTAGTGTTATCGAGCACCATCTGGAACCGACGTTGCTTGCCGTACATTTGTACGGCTCCGCAGTGGATGGCGGCCTGAAGCCATACAGTGATATTGATTTGCTGGTTACTGTGACCGCAAGGCTTGATGACACAACGCGGCGAGCTTTGTTCAACGATCTTTTGGAGGTTTCGGCTTTCCCAGGCGAGAGTGAGATTCTCCGCGCTATAGAAGTCACCATTGTCGTGCACGAAGACATTATGCCGTGGCGTTATCCAGCCAAGCGCGAACTGCAATTTGGAGAATGGCAGCGCAATGACATTCTTGCGGGTATCTTCGAGCCAGCCACGATCGACATCGATCTGGCTATCTTGCTAACGAAAGCGAGAGAACATAGCGTGGCTTTGGTAGGTCCGGCGGCGGAGGAACTCTTTGATCCAGTTCCTGAACAAGATCTAATCAAGGCGCTGAATGAAACCTTGAAGCTATGGAACTCGCAGCCCGACTGGGCCGGCGATGAGCGAAATGTAGTGCTTACGTTGTCCCGCATTTGGTACAGCGCAGCAACTGGTAAAATCGCGCCGAAGGATGTCGCTGCCAACTGGGCAATGGAACATCTACCTGCCCAGCATCAGTCTGTCTTGCTTGAAGCTAGACAGGCTTATCTTGGGCAAGAGGAAGATCGCTCGGTCTTGCGCGCAGATAAGTTGGAAGAATTTATTCACTTCATGAAAAGCGAGATCACCAAGGTGCTCGGCAATGATGTCTAA
- a CDS encoding DUF3703 domain-containing protein, with protein MKRTFSERVAPYVETELARARRARSAGDTQQEFAHLERAHVLGQESTYWHVKVHALMLVWATRNHSIRETLGQVFRIVGAATKTAFGLVPQGNTGGANVSPFKKMPIAPELATLIHKAKSGV; from the coding sequence ATGAAACGTACTTTTTCTGAGCGAGTAGCCCCTTACGTTGAGACCGAGCTAGCGAGAGCGAGACGGGCAAGGTCAGCCGGTGATACTCAGCAAGAATTCGCCCATCTGGAACGGGCGCATGTGCTTGGGCAGGAATCAACGTATTGGCATGTCAAGGTCCACGCTCTGATGTTGGTGTGGGCTACTCGCAACCATTCAATCCGAGAAACGCTGGGGCAGGTTTTCCGAATTGTTGGTGCTGCGACTAAGACCGCATTCGGTTTGGTCCCGCAAGGCAATACCGGTGGTGCAAATGTCAGTCCGTTCAAGAAAATGCCAATAGCGCCGGAGTTGGCCACTTTGATTCATAAGGCAAAGTCCGGTGTATAA
- a CDS encoding GNAT family N-acetyltransferase yields the protein MVNLIGIASESLSSFVYNIGIKLQQCYKSIPNKGELLLAMTKLYSLTADSNWKKYQSKRAQTVRLYNESCSSHSEEPEIDFSEIKKPSLLHYFGIKGEQGGILVEQLMNNESYALITFAALPKAMQGIGLGTKLVEFATQQLKLKSVRLVGAQLNHQDSHAFWLKQGFTEVAPLENGIALIIPE from the coding sequence ATGGTTAACCTCATTGGCATTGCCAGTGAATCATTGAGTTCTTTTGTTTATAACATAGGAATTAAACTCCAACAATGTTATAAATCCATCCCAAATAAAGGTGAATTATTATTAGCGATGACCAAATTATACAGTCTTACTGCAGACTCTAACTGGAAGAAATATCAAAGCAAACGTGCCCAAACCGTTCGCCTGTACAATGAGAGCTGTAGCTCCCACAGTGAGGAACCTGAAATAGATTTTTCTGAAATAAAAAAGCCAAGTTTGCTGCATTACTTTGGGATCAAAGGTGAACAGGGTGGGATTTTAGTTGAACAGCTTATGAACAACGAAAGCTACGCATTAATCACCTTCGCTGCATTACCAAAAGCAATGCAGGGCATTGGGCTGGGTACAAAGTTAGTAGAATTTGCAACACAGCAGCTAAAGTTAAAGTCAGTCAGACTAGTTGGGGCTCAACTTAATCATCAAGATTCTCATGCTTTCTGGTTAAAACAAGGGTTCACAGAAGTCGCACCGCTTGAGAATGGTATAGCTCTTATAATTCCAGAGTAA
- the dfrA15 gene encoding trimethoprim-resistant dihydrofolate reductase DfrA15, with product MKLSLMAAISKNGVIGNGPDIPWSAKGEQLLFKAITYNQWLLVGRKTFESMGALPNRKYAVVTRSSFTSSDENVLVFPSIDEALNHLKTITDHVIVSGGGEIYKSLIDKADTLHISTIDIEPEGDVYFPEIPGSFRPVFSQDFVSNINYSYQIWQKG from the coding sequence GTGAAACTATCACTAATGGCAGCAATTTCGAAGAATGGAGTTATCGGAAATGGCCCAGATATTCCATGGAGTGCCAAAGGGGAACAATTACTCTTCAAAGCGATTACCTATAATCAGTGGCTTTTGGTAGGCCGAAAGACTTTCGAGTCAATGGGGGCTTTACCCAACCGAAAATATGCCGTTGTAACTCGTTCAAGCTTCACTTCCAGTGATGAGAATGTATTGGTATTTCCATCTATCGATGAAGCGCTAAATCATCTGAAGACGATAACGGATCATGTGATTGTGTCTGGTGGTGGTGAAATATACAAAAGCCTGATCGATAAAGCTGATACTTTACATATTTCAACAATCGACATTGAGCCAGAAGGTGATGTCTATTTTCCAGAAATCCCCGGTAGTTTTAGGCCAGTTTTTAGCCAAGACTTCGTGTCTAACATAAATTATAGTTACCAAATCTGGCAAAAGGGTTAA
- the ltrA gene encoding group II intron reverse transcriptase/maturase — protein sequence MVALLEVSASPNSIQWQSIDWKAVELHVLKLQMRIAKATREGKHSKARALQWILTHSRSAKLLAVKRVSQNKGSKTPGIDGVIWNTDARRMTAVDQLNRKGYRAKPLRRIYIPKKNGKLRPLGIPCMIDRAQQALYLLALEPISETIADPNSYGFRPNRSTADAIAQCFKCLCLKRSGKWVLEGDIKACFDKIGHEWLIENVQIDKRMLKQWLGSGYIDKGLFYRTSEGTPQGGIISPTLMLLTLAGLEKLVKEVDKSSGERVNFIGYADDFIITGSSKDVLINEIKPRLIGFLKERGLALSEEKTHLTHIDDGFDFLGFNLRKYKGKLLIKPSKTNVLSFLGNLRELIKKHATMPVNDLIRLLNPKLKGWANYYRHCVAKRTFGYLGHQIFWLLWRWAVRRHPTKPKDWVRRKYYMNRSGGWQFHGWQKIANMDCHYNLVQIAKTPIKRHVKIRSAATPFDPQYQDYLAKRKSKKESRHSWLEPALTAI from the coding sequence ATGGTGGCTTTATTAGAAGTTAGTGCCTCTCCTAACAGTATTCAATGGCAATCCATCGATTGGAAGGCTGTCGAGTTGCACGTATTAAAGCTTCAAATGCGCATTGCAAAAGCAACCCGAGAGGGAAAACACAGTAAAGCGAGAGCTTTGCAGTGGATCTTAACACACTCAAGATCAGCTAAATTACTGGCTGTGAAGCGAGTGTCTCAAAACAAAGGCAGTAAGACACCCGGAATAGATGGAGTCATCTGGAATACAGATGCTCGTCGAATGACCGCAGTAGATCAATTGAATCGTAAAGGTTATCGAGCCAAACCACTCAGACGCATCTACATCCCGAAAAAGAACGGCAAACTTAGACCTCTAGGCATTCCATGCATGATAGATAGAGCGCAACAGGCGCTGTATTTACTTGCTTTGGAGCCGATATCGGAAACGATAGCTGATCCTAACAGCTACGGTTTTCGTCCGAATCGCAGTACTGCTGACGCTATAGCACAATGCTTTAAATGTTTGTGTCTTAAGCGCTCAGGTAAATGGGTTTTGGAGGGGGATATTAAAGCTTGCTTCGACAAAATCGGGCATGAATGGCTAATTGAAAATGTTCAAATAGACAAACGAATGCTAAAGCAGTGGCTAGGCTCAGGCTATATTGATAAAGGTTTGTTTTACCGAACATCGGAGGGAACTCCGCAAGGCGGAATTATCTCACCAACACTTATGTTACTGACACTTGCGGGCTTAGAAAAGCTTGTAAAGGAAGTAGACAAGAGCTCGGGAGAACGAGTTAACTTCATCGGTTATGCGGATGATTTTATAATAACCGGATCATCAAAAGATGTTCTTATCAATGAAATCAAACCTCGGTTAATTGGTTTTCTAAAAGAAAGAGGGTTGGCACTCTCTGAAGAGAAAACACACCTTACTCATATAGATGATGGCTTTGACTTTTTAGGTTTTAACCTCAGGAAGTACAAAGGTAAATTGCTCATCAAACCGAGTAAAACTAACGTTCTCTCTTTCTTGGGAAACTTGCGTGAACTCATCAAGAAGCACGCAACAATGCCAGTCAATGATCTTATCAGACTATTGAATCCTAAATTGAAAGGTTGGGCGAATTATTATCGTCACTGCGTTGCAAAACGAACTTTCGGCTATCTCGGTCATCAAATCTTCTGGCTTCTGTGGCGATGGGCGGTTAGACGCCATCCTACTAAGCCAAAAGACTGGGTCAGGCGCAAATACTACATGAATAGAAGTGGTGGTTGGCAATTTCACGGTTGGCAGAAAATCGCGAACATGGACTGTCATTACAACTTAGTTCAAATAGCGAAAACGCCGATTAAAAGACATGTGAAGATCCGAAGTGCGGCTACACCGTTCGACCCCCAATACCAAGATTACTTGGCAAAGAGGAAATCGAAAAAGGAAAGTCGTCACTCATGGTTGGAGCCTGCTTTAACTGCTATCTAG